Genomic segment of Bdellovibrio bacteriovorus:
AAATGCGCGAGATGATCCGTGAAGAAGTCAAAGAGCTTGAAGCCGCTTTGCCGGAGCTAGAACACCAGCTTAAAATCCTTCTGATCCCGAAAGATCCTAACGATGATAAGAATATCATTCTAGAGATCCGCGCGGGTGCCGGTGGTGACGAGGCCGCTCTTTTTGCTGACGAACTTTTCCGTGGTTATGCTCACTATGCTTCTACTCAAGGCTGGAAAGTCGAAATGCTTTCTTATTCTGAAGGAAACGCCGGGGGAGCTAAAGAGATCATCGCTTCCATCACAGGCGAGTCTGTTTTCAGTAAGTTGAAATACGAATCAGGCGTTCACCGCGTTCAGCGTGTTCCTAAGACAGAAGCAGCCGGTCGTATTCATACGTCGACAGTCACGGTGGCGGTCATTCCTGAAGTGGAAGTGAACGAAATCAAGATCCCTATGACAGACGTGCGTATTGAGACCATGCGTTCTCAAGGTGCCGGCGGTCAGTCAGTCAATAGAACTGAATCTGCGGTTCGTATCGTGCATCTTCCAACGGGCATCGATGTAAAGTGCCAAGAGGGTAAATCACAGTCTTCTAACCGTGAGCGCGCCTTCCAGATCCTTTACGCGAAACTTCAACAAATTGAAG
This window contains:
- the prfA gene encoding peptide chain release factor 1; this encodes MFSKLNEVESRYEEVNMALQRPDIASNQTQYRALMKELGNLEKIVLVYRDFKKKTENLKASKELLTAEQDAEMREMIREEVKELEAALPELEHQLKILLIPKDPNDDKNIILEIRAGAGGDEAALFADELFRGYAHYASTQGWKVEMLSYSEGNAGGAKEIIASITGESVFSKLKYESGVHRVQRVPKTEAAGRIHTSTVTVAVIPEVEVNEIKIPMTDVRIETMRSQGAGGQSVNRTESAVRIVHLPTGIDVKCQEGKSQSSNRERAFQILYAKLQQIEDEKARKEASDTRLEQIGTGDRSERIRTYNFPQTRITDHRIGLTIHQLDQVMNGSFEYLIDPLVANFQAEALKKQTSAQ